The Candidatus Synechococcus calcipolaris G9 genome contains the following window.
AACTAAGCTAGGGCGTAGGGTAGGGGATCCTTGAGTCCCAACGCAGCAAAGGCAGCTAAACGCAATTGACAGGAATCACAAACCCCACAGGCCCGCACCGGATTTTCTCCTACCCCCTGGCTATAGCAGGACCAGGTTTTTTCCCAGGGAACCCCTAGCTCATTGCCCAGTTGAATAATATCCCCCTTGGAGCGATCGATCAGGGGGGTAATAATTTGAATGGGTCGCCCTTCCCGTCCCTGTTTTGTCCCCAGCTCATAGACCCGTTGCATTGCTTCAATGTAGTCGCCCCGGCAGTCAGGATAGCCAGAATAGTCCAGGGCATTCACGCCAATATGAACCTCCGTCGCGGCGATCGCCTCCGCGTAGCCTAGGGCAAAACTTAAGAAAATCGTATTGCGGGCAGGTACATAGGTGACGGGAATCCCTTGGCCCATGGTTTCCAAACTGCGGTGTTCCGGTAGAGCAATGGCTAAATCCGTTAGGGCTGAACCACCCCATGCCCCCAAGTCAAAGCGAACCACCTGATGCTCAACCACCGACCCTAACTGGGCGATCTCCTGGGCTGCCATTAATTCACGGCGATGACGCTGGCCATAATCAAAGGAAAGAGCATAACACGAATAACCCGCCGCAATGGCCCGAAATAATACCGTTGTTGAGTCTAGTCCACCGGAAAGAAGAATGACCGCTTTTTTCATAGCGAAATGCCCCCCTGATCTGGGAGGCTGAAAATTTCATTGTTCATAAAAAACTTCACAATACTCAATGCTGTGGTAACATCTCCTTGAACAATACTTCCGTGATGTTCGTCAAGGGAAGGATTGAAAACTAAAGCCATTGGCATCATCCGTTAGAGTCAGTATTGCGCGTTAGGGGAAACAGAGGAGTGACAAATCAGACGACTTCCCTGGGTTCAGGGGGACATCGGAGCCAACCGGAACCGCTTCGGATTGGTGTCATTGGTGTCGGCAACATGGGCCAGCACCATACTAGGGTACTGAGCCTACTCAAAGATGTCGAGTTAGTAGGTATTTCCGATCTTAACCTGGAACGGGGTATTGATACCGCCAGTAAATATCGAGTCAAATTCT
Protein-coding sequences here:
- the queC gene encoding 7-cyano-7-deazaguanine synthase QueC, yielding MKKAVILLSGGLDSTTVLFRAIAAGYSCYALSFDYGQRHRRELMAAQEIAQLGSVVEHQVVRFDLGAWGGSALTDLAIALPEHRSLETMGQGIPVTYVPARNTIFLSFALGYAEAIAATEVHIGVNALDYSGYPDCRGDYIEAMQRVYELGTKQGREGRPIQIITPLIDRSKGDIIQLGNELGVPWEKTWSCYSQGVGENPVRACGVCDSCQLRLAAFAALGLKDPLPYALA